From a region of the Aeoliella mucimassa genome:
- a CDS encoding PEP-CTERM sorting domain-containing protein, translating to MIFFRNVNSDSAACIILGCCLSYLCSHAQATEFIPLGDLPGGGFGSTAISVDGLGQKVVGSSATDTSDNAFLWTEVSGIQSIAPSGSALAISEDGVVVVGMATNAGTGIQEPFMWDSANGLSLLGFPGPASPSPAAALDVSGNGEVVVGFTVFNGVQKAFSWTVGAGFVDLEPLTTETSTATSISRDGSVIAGQLGNRAFRWTATDGMAYLGDLPGGSDSSEASGMSADGAIVVGSFDSSNGSEAFRWSNETGMVGLGFLSTDSTSSFAAATTESGEAIVGQNSVGNTGEAFLWTPAHGIEPLQHVLETRFSLSNELSGWELISALDISADGRFIVGRGINTDGNREAWLVRLDQPIFVPEPRGGLMGLLVIGGYALLQFRQRGVPAIGCR from the coding sequence ATGATTTTCTTTCGCAACGTGAATTCTGATTCTGCTGCGTGTATTATCCTGGGGTGCTGCCTGAGCTATTTGTGTAGCCATGCCCAAGCAACCGAGTTCATTCCGCTCGGAGACCTTCCGGGAGGCGGGTTTGGCAGTACGGCGATTAGCGTTGATGGCCTGGGACAAAAGGTCGTAGGCTCATCTGCCACCGATACCTCTGACAATGCCTTTTTATGGACCGAAGTATCTGGAATTCAGAGCATAGCTCCATCAGGCTCTGCATTGGCGATTTCAGAAGATGGCGTGGTGGTAGTCGGAATGGCGACGAATGCAGGAACCGGGATTCAAGAACCCTTTATGTGGGACTCTGCAAATGGCCTGTCTCTTCTTGGCTTTCCCGGGCCTGCTTCGCCTTCTCCCGCAGCAGCCTTAGATGTCTCCGGCAATGGGGAAGTGGTAGTTGGTTTCACCGTCTTTAACGGAGTGCAAAAAGCTTTTTCTTGGACAGTGGGAGCAGGCTTCGTCGACCTCGAACCGCTCACTACTGAGACAAGTACCGCAACATCTATCTCAAGAGACGGCAGCGTAATTGCGGGGCAGCTTGGGAATCGAGCGTTCCGTTGGACAGCCACCGATGGTATGGCTTACCTCGGGGACCTTCCGGGCGGGAGTGACAGTTCGGAGGCCTCTGGAATGTCCGCAGATGGTGCTATAGTGGTGGGTTCCTTCGATTCAAGTAACGGGAGCGAAGCATTTCGATGGAGCAATGAAACCGGAATGGTGGGACTTGGTTTTCTGTCCACCGATTCTACGTCTAGCTTCGCAGCGGCGACAACTGAATCTGGTGAAGCCATCGTGGGGCAGAATAGCGTTGGCAATACTGGCGAGGCGTTCTTGTGGACGCCTGCACATGGTATAGAGCCGCTTCAACACGTACTAGAAACACGTTTTTCTTTAAGCAATGAACTCAGTGGGTGGGAACTCATATCGGCACTTGATATTTCCGCTGATGGGAGGTTCATTGTTGGACGTGGCATAAACACTGACGGAAATAGAGAAGCTTGGCTTGTTCGTCTCGATCAACCCATCTTTGTTCCCGAACCGCGCGGGGGGCTTATGGGGCTACTTGTGATTGGTGGCTATGCGTTACTGCAGTTCAGGCAAAGAGGAGTCCCAGCGATCGGCTGTAGGTAA